The following coding sequences lie in one Gemmatimonadaceae bacterium genomic window:
- a CDS encoding YciI family protein, which translates to MRVMVIVKATKTSEAGGVPDTQMLKEMGNFNEQLVKAGIMLAGDGLKPSSAGKRVHFSGSKRSVVDGPFAETKELVAGFWIWQVRSIEEAVEWVKRCPNPMPGEDSDIEIRPFFEAEDFGEAFTPELREQEERQRAEMASRSR; encoded by the coding sequence ATGCGCGTCATGGTGATCGTCAAAGCGACCAAGACCTCCGAGGCCGGCGGCGTCCCCGACACCCAGATGCTAAAGGAGATGGGGAATTTCAACGAACAGCTCGTGAAGGCCGGGATCATGCTCGCCGGCGACGGACTCAAGCCAAGCTCGGCCGGCAAGCGCGTTCACTTCAGCGGCTCAAAGCGAAGCGTAGTCGATGGTCCGTTCGCCGAGACCAAGGAGCTCGTCGCTGGCTTTTGGATCTGGCAGGTCCGTTCGATCGAGGAGGCCGTCGAATGGGTCAAGCGGTGCCCGAATCCGATGCCTGGCGAGGACTCGGACATCGAGATCCGGCCGTTCTTCGAGGCCGAAGACTTCGGCGAAGCGTTTACGCCCGAGCTTCGCGAGCAGGAGGAGCGGCAGCGCGCCGAGATGGCATCGCGGTCGCGATAG